A single genomic interval of Microbacterium sp. LWO14-1.2 harbors:
- a CDS encoding ATP-dependent DNA helicase — protein sequence MSLVDTRTTAEAWPGTLGISATDVAAALGQPSPTPAQQRVIEAPPVPALVVAGAGSGKTETMSGRVVWLVANGHVRRDEVLGLTFTRKAAGELAERIGSRLAVIDEYGRRGLLPFLPEIVATGALQRVDAAAGRQRDVVRSRVLDELADAYGTGWDPATPRAAEELMIRPRVSTYNAFADGIVREHAARIGRDADVAMLSQAASWMLAREVVLRSDIPELEQIDFALGTVIDAVQRLAGDVLDHRVDLDHAVRIAREHAEAFGPYRGTAAVETAATNLLSLGTLAQLVRDYISEKSRRGVLDFADQVGGAYDIVETAADVRAELREQHRVVLLDEYQDTSVIQTRFLAELFRDSAVMAVGDPHQSIYGWRGASADNLYAFSGAFTGPDEAPAATYSLMTSWRNDSRILDVANHVLEPLQRPGLDVPPLEPRPGAGEGAVQVRYPFMVDDEADEVAQWFVERRAAHDQAAAGRPHTGAILFRSKRHMQTFAAALAARGVPHRILGLGGLLSTPEVVDVVSTLRVVHDPTAGSALIRLLTGPRFAVGVADMAALYDLGRTLSERDTGMMPLPEEVRVRLRSSRGADEAVSIIDAVDVVRAVRDDYRLIAGISPEGRSRIRAAGEMLERLRRASAQPIPELIRLIEAELRLDIELAANETRGPARVAATQLRAFADEVRAFLAADERGTIGALLAWLDKAESTDELMPRPEPPEPGVVQLLTIHGSKGLEWDAVAVVRLVTDELPGRVSDTSGWFGFGVVPFALRGDRDALPRFDWDPAAAMGDETDPKKRQALAQSSLSGGVSKANPQGGALKRFKDAYRDYQQQEERRLAYVAVTRARTDLLLTGAHWAGQKSPRVPSPFLVEALDVLGLDAIDPVDPDDNPYEGPGATLSWPLDPLGARRPLVESAAAAVRAAAADDPVATPELARLLAEREARHRGTAAQPPTRVPASRFKDYVTDFDATISSIVRPMPERPYRQTRLGTLFHAWVERRSELVGVGVRVEEALWELDEDDPSVDSPGDVSPADAADLHTLQEIFERSEWGGLAPIAVEIEIDFALGGAPGDDGSGHIVICKLDAVYRREDRGGRIEIVDWKTGKAPRTAQEREERMLQLALYRLAYHRRFGVPLDEIDVALYYVADDLVIRGDRVYSESELLQRWSAARAAR from the coding sequence ATGAGCCTCGTCGACACGCGCACGACCGCCGAGGCGTGGCCGGGCACCCTCGGCATCTCGGCGACCGATGTGGCCGCCGCGCTCGGACAGCCGTCGCCGACGCCCGCGCAGCAGCGCGTCATCGAGGCGCCGCCCGTGCCCGCGCTCGTGGTGGCCGGGGCGGGGAGCGGCAAGACCGAGACCATGTCCGGACGGGTCGTCTGGCTGGTCGCCAACGGGCACGTCCGCCGCGACGAGGTGCTCGGTCTGACCTTCACCCGCAAGGCGGCCGGCGAGCTCGCCGAGCGCATCGGGTCGCGGCTCGCCGTCATCGACGAGTACGGGCGCCGGGGGCTGCTGCCCTTCCTCCCCGAGATCGTGGCGACCGGCGCGCTGCAGCGCGTCGATGCCGCCGCCGGTCGGCAGCGCGACGTCGTCCGCTCGCGGGTGCTCGACGAGCTCGCGGACGCGTACGGCACAGGGTGGGATCCGGCGACACCGCGCGCTGCGGAGGAGCTGATGATCCGCCCCCGGGTGTCGACCTACAACGCCTTCGCCGACGGGATCGTCAGAGAGCACGCCGCTCGTATCGGTCGCGACGCCGACGTGGCGATGCTGAGTCAGGCCGCGTCCTGGATGCTCGCGCGCGAGGTCGTGCTGCGCTCGGACATCCCCGAGCTCGAGCAGATCGACTTCGCCCTGGGAACCGTGATCGACGCGGTGCAGCGGCTGGCCGGCGACGTGCTCGACCACCGCGTCGACCTCGATCACGCGGTGCGCATTGCGAGGGAGCACGCCGAGGCCTTCGGTCCCTATCGGGGAACAGCCGCGGTCGAGACCGCCGCGACGAACCTCCTGAGCCTGGGGACGCTCGCGCAGCTGGTGCGCGACTACATCTCCGAGAAGAGCCGGCGGGGAGTGCTCGACTTCGCCGACCAGGTCGGCGGGGCGTACGACATCGTCGAGACGGCGGCCGACGTGCGTGCCGAGCTGCGCGAGCAGCACCGGGTCGTGCTTCTCGACGAGTACCAGGACACGTCGGTCATCCAGACGCGGTTCCTGGCAGAGCTCTTCCGGGACTCCGCGGTGATGGCCGTCGGCGACCCGCATCAGTCGATCTACGGGTGGCGCGGCGCGAGTGCCGACAACCTGTACGCGTTCTCCGGAGCGTTCACGGGTCCGGACGAGGCCCCGGCCGCGACGTACAGTCTGATGACCAGCTGGCGCAACGACAGCCGGATCCTCGATGTCGCGAACCACGTGCTGGAGCCCCTGCAGCGACCCGGACTCGACGTCCCTCCGCTCGAACCGCGACCCGGGGCAGGGGAGGGCGCGGTGCAGGTGCGCTACCCCTTCATGGTCGACGACGAGGCCGATGAGGTCGCCCAGTGGTTTGTCGAGCGACGAGCAGCGCACGACCAGGCGGCAGCGGGTCGCCCTCACACCGGGGCGATCCTGTTCCGCTCGAAGCGGCACATGCAGACGTTTGCGGCTGCTCTCGCCGCACGCGGCGTGCCGCATCGCATCCTCGGTCTGGGAGGACTGCTCTCGACGCCCGAGGTGGTCGACGTGGTGTCGACGTTGCGGGTCGTGCACGATCCGACGGCCGGTTCCGCCCTGATCCGCCTGCTCACCGGACCGAGGTTCGCGGTCGGCGTCGCAGACATGGCCGCGCTCTACGACCTCGGCCGCACTCTGTCCGAGCGCGATACGGGGATGATGCCGCTCCCCGAAGAGGTGCGTGTGCGTCTGCGGTCCTCGCGAGGCGCCGACGAGGCCGTCTCCATCATCGATGCGGTCGACGTCGTGCGCGCCGTGCGCGACGACTATCGGCTGATCGCGGGCATCAGCCCCGAGGGGCGCTCGCGCATCCGCGCCGCGGGGGAGATGCTCGAACGGCTGCGGCGTGCCTCTGCTCAGCCGATCCCCGAACTCATCCGGCTGATCGAAGCGGAACTGCGGCTCGACATCGAGCTCGCGGCGAACGAGACGCGCGGCCCGGCACGGGTCGCGGCGACCCAGCTGAGAGCATTCGCCGACGAGGTGCGCGCCTTCCTCGCCGCCGATGAGCGCGGCACCATCGGAGCGCTGCTCGCCTGGCTCGACAAGGCGGAGAGCACGGACGAGCTGATGCCACGCCCGGAGCCTCCCGAACCGGGCGTCGTGCAGCTGCTGACGATCCACGGCTCCAAGGGGCTGGAGTGGGATGCCGTCGCCGTGGTGCGGCTGGTCACAGACGAGCTCCCCGGTCGGGTGTCCGACACATCGGGATGGTTCGGATTCGGCGTCGTCCCCTTCGCGCTGCGCGGTGACCGCGACGCGCTGCCCCGGTTCGACTGGGACCCGGCGGCGGCGATGGGCGACGAGACCGATCCGAAGAAGCGGCAGGCCCTGGCGCAGTCGTCGCTGTCGGGCGGAGTGTCGAAGGCGAACCCGCAGGGCGGTGCTCTCAAGCGGTTCAAGGACGCGTACCGCGACTACCAGCAGCAGGAGGAACGCCGCCTGGCGTACGTCGCCGTCACCAGGGCGCGGACCGACCTGCTGCTGACCGGCGCCCACTGGGCCGGGCAGAAGTCGCCGCGGGTGCCGAGCCCGTTCCTCGTCGAGGCGCTGGACGTGCTCGGCCTCGACGCGATCGATCCGGTGGATCCCGACGACAATCCCTACGAGGGCCCCGGCGCCACGCTCAGCTGGCCGCTCGACCCGCTGGGGGCTCGCCGACCGCTCGTCGAGTCGGCGGCAGCTGCCGTTCGAGCCGCTGCGGCCGACGATCCGGTCGCGACTCCCGAGCTGGCGCGTCTGCTCGCCGAGCGCGAGGCGCGCCACCGCGGCACGGCCGCTCAGCCTCCCACGCGTGTGCCCGCATCGCGGTTCAAGGACTACGTCACCGATTTCGACGCCACGATCTCGTCGATCGTCCGCCCGATGCCGGAGCGGCCGTACCGGCAGACGAGGCTCGGCACGCTGTTCCATGCCTGGGTCGAGCGGCGCAGCGAGCTGGTAGGTGTCGGCGTGCGCGTCGAGGAAGCGCTGTGGGAGCTCGATGAGGACGACCCCTCGGTCGACTCTCCCGGTGATGTGTCGCCCGCGGACGCGGCGGACCTGCACACCCTGCAGGAGATCTTCGAACGCAGCGAGTGGGGCGGCCTCGCGCCGATCGCCGTCGAGATCGAGATCGACTTCGCGCTCGGCGGAGCACCGGGCGACGACGGCTCAGGGCACATCGTCATCTGCAAGCTGGACGCGGTCTACCGTCGAGAGGACCGTGGCGGACGCATCGAGATCGTGGACTGGAAGACGGGCAAGGCACCTCGCACCGCGCAGGAGCGCGAGGAGCGGATGCTGCAGCTCGCCCTCTACCGGCTGGCCTACCACCGCCGGTTCGGCGTCCCGCTGGACGAGATCGACGTCGCGCTCTACTACGTCGCCGACGACCTGGTCATCCGCGGCGACAGGGTCTACTCGGAGTCCGAGCTCCTCCAGCGCTGGAGTGCAGCGCGCGCGGCCCGCTGA
- the nudC gene encoding NAD(+) diphosphatase has translation MTTMRASFDRAAELRVEAGVIERLRADDSTRVIAVRDGRARIARADLDEPRLLRVAPSEIGEATWALLGRDAGGIVVLLAVLTPESDTVDTTPDETWLGLRDLGARLGDEDSELLIEALALGGWLRDAPFCPRCGGGTELRQAGWSRHCLVCGREHFPRTDPAVIVAVESADGERLLLGANANWGGRMYSCFAGFTEAGESLETTVHRELAEEAGVRLASLHYVSSQPWPFPRSLMLGFRAVALDETEVRPDGEEIIDVRWFTRDEIGTALAGEGPVGLPGPASIARALITAWYEGRA, from the coding sequence ATGACCACGATGCGCGCGTCCTTCGACCGTGCGGCCGAGCTGCGCGTCGAGGCCGGAGTGATCGAACGGCTGCGTGCCGACGACTCGACCAGGGTCATCGCCGTCCGCGACGGCCGTGCGCGCATCGCCCGTGCGGATCTCGACGAACCGCGGCTCCTGCGCGTCGCGCCGTCAGAGATCGGCGAGGCCACCTGGGCGCTGCTGGGCCGCGATGCCGGCGGTATCGTCGTGCTCCTCGCGGTGCTCACTCCCGAATCCGACACGGTCGACACCACGCCGGACGAGACCTGGCTGGGACTCCGCGATCTCGGGGCACGACTGGGCGACGAGGACTCCGAGCTCCTCATCGAGGCCCTCGCGCTCGGCGGATGGCTGCGCGATGCGCCGTTCTGCCCGAGGTGCGGCGGGGGCACGGAGCTCCGTCAGGCCGGCTGGTCACGGCACTGCCTCGTGTGCGGCCGCGAGCACTTCCCGCGCACCGATCCCGCGGTGATCGTCGCCGTCGAGAGCGCCGACGGCGAGCGTCTCCTCCTCGGGGCCAACGCCAACTGGGGTGGGCGCATGTACTCCTGCTTCGCGGGTTTCACCGAGGCGGGGGAGTCGCTCGAGACGACCGTTCACCGGGAGCTCGCCGAGGAGGCGGGGGTGCGCCTCGCATCGCTGCACTACGTGTCGTCGCAGCCGTGGCCGTTCCCGCGGTCGCTCATGCTCGGGTTCCGCGCCGTCGCGCTCGACGAGACCGAGGTGCGCCCCGACGGCGAGGAGATCATCGACGTCCGCTGGTTCACTCGCGACGAGATCGGCACCGCCCTCGCCGGCGAGGGACCCGTCGGGTTGCCGGGCCCGGCATCCATCGCCCGCGCCCTGATCACGGCGTGGTACGAGGGGCGCGCGTGA